A region of the Maniola jurtina chromosome 11, ilManJurt1.1, whole genome shotgun sequence genome:
ATCCAAGAAAACAATGTTGAAAAGGTGAACAGCCTTGTTGAAGACTTTAAATCTCAGGCAGACTTTGAACTAAATTTGTACACACTTGCACAGTTGTTTGAATTCTACTGCACCAACGATTTGATTGATAAAGCGTTTGAAATGAAAGCTCAGATAACCGCAAAAGATCCTGAATTTGTATTGAACAAGTACAAAAGCGTTCAGATGGCGTATGCATTGGTACGGGCTAATAGATTTGATGAAGCTGTCCAATTCCTTAAGGAGAACAAGTCTTCAAGTGACGTTGAGAATACAAGTTTCTTACTGAACTCTAAAGCGTGGCAGATGCTGAACTGTTTGGCTGAAACAAAGGATGAGGCTAAGGTAAGTTGATCACAATCATGTTACACTTACTAAACATCCttatttatatgtttttttttaccataAAGCACTATTACACAATCTTTGAAGATAGTATAGCATTGGGAACTTTTTTTTAGTCTATGTATTTCAAAGCTCTCATGCAGCTtgcccaccccgattgccatttcgacctgtcgcgaactatagtgATGCTGGGACACTTGTGCTTCATTTTACATTAGCTTTTGCCTATGATTTCATAGATGTGTTTGGCATTGCAAATTTTGAAATTCTGTATACATACAGACATGTTAATAGCTACATTTTATGTAAGAAAGTATCTGAATTTTATGAAAGAACGTTTGCCTTCTTATGTGCTTCAAAACACACTACAACAGAGTTAGCTTTTTCTACCTGTAGTCAAGTTAACCtgcctaatattctttaaaaaaattacaggttAAAGAAATGACTGCAGTGCTCATAGACAACGGATTCATAGAGCCCTCTAACGTCATTCTGGGGCCATTAATAAAGGTCCACTTACTAAAAGACGACATAGAAAGTGCCTTGAAAGAGTTCGAACTTTGCTGCCAGAAGTATAGAAGCACGCCGTGGAAGGGAGAGTTGATGAAAGCTCTCATATTGAAGGAGGATGCAACAAAATTGCAATGGCTAGCTGACCTCAGCACACAGGTACTTAtatgatactagctgacgcccgcgacttctttcgcgtggatatgggtttttttaaatcccgaatTTTTAAACTCTTCTAATTtacggggataaaaagtagcctatgtgttaatccagagtataatctatctcactttaaaatttcagacaaatccgttcagtagtttttccgtgaaagagtaacaaacatatacacacaaactttcacctttatattatatagtgtgatgcactcctttgcaaaaaaaaaaatgggcaCCTATACAAATATGTTGGtgtatggtggccattttgaaagtctttttaattgttgttatagcagcaatagaaatacacactctgaaaatttcaagtctacctattacggttcccgagatatagcccgcttaCTGACAGACGCACagtggagtcttagtaataggattccgtacccacccgaagggtgccaacggtaaaaagtaacattataaatgcaacATTTCAACATGCAATTTATCCTCTCGGTTAGGCTATTAAGGCCAACGTACGAGTATGTTAGGTAGTTAGCAATTAAcatctaaaatattttattcgccAGGAGGAGTCATCTAGGCTTGTAGTCCCACAGCTTCGAGGAAGCAACAATCTTTCGACAATTTCCTCGCTCAATAAACGTACAAACGATGTACGATTCAAGACAGAATAAATACAATGCAGATATACTctattaaaataagtacatatttgtTTTGTAGATTCACGGCGAAGTAAACATCCTCCACGACCTCGTGCTAGCTTTTGTGGAGTGCGGACGTCTGCGACAAGCGAGACGCATCCTCGAGACACCTGGACTGCAGACGCGACACAAGCGCCTCACCGACGCCTGCCTGCGATACGTTGAGGTACGCTGCTAAACTACCTTTAACGGCAGTTGTTTCATATTCCACCCTCCCTTATCTAAGCACGCCAACGATAACAACAAGAAACTAGTCAAGTCAGTCGcttcaagaaaatataatagctacttttgacataggcaacatcCCAAATTCACTCTCCATGGTATACAACTGGTATAATATGTCTAGTATAAGTTTCGACCACTCGTTGTGCCAGATgcacatgcaaattgtggaaatttttaatacaactatatgttttttataattttcaggAGGGAAAATCTGAATATCTAGAAGGCCTCCTCGAAGCAACAAAAGAGCTCTCGCACATCGATCGTTCAAACATTTTCTACCACTTACTCGTAACATATTGCAAAGCCAATGAAACCGACAAGGCCTTAGGTCTCTGGACAGTATTACAAGAAGAGGGTGAAGTGCCGAGCGATCAATTCCTGATATATCTCGGAAACCACTTAAAATCCAAGGATAGACAAATCCCATTCGTAATACCGGAACAAGTTGCACCGAAACCAGAACcacaacaaacaaaaactgtGATCCAAACTAAGAAATCCGAGAACGAACAACCAAAACCAGTGAAGAAAGACGTAACAGCGCAAATAGAGAAATTAACCCAAGATGGGAAAACTTCGCAGGCTCTGGAGTACGCGTTAAAGTCGATCGAAGATGGTGTTTTCCCTAAGACGAATGTCCTTAAGTTCCTATTGAAACACTTAGCAGAGCAGGGTGAAGTGGAAAAAATTCAGGCTTTAGGTAAACatctttttatttcttataCATATAATTCATAACTATTCACTACCTATTAGAGCCAACTATCGGCAGTTTTTACCACCCCACCTGTTTCGCGTTTTTAGGGCGTACCCAGTGTAAAAacagagccctattaatgtcactgtgctgtctatctgtctgtttgtccgcgtGTCACAAAGACCtttagctcgtagactaaatgagttgtAATCTaactgtatctcaaaaactaataataattaatagttgcttaatattcaaatgaaattggaactaagattgtatggagcgagtgacggagagagccctgttaacttatCTCGTTTGCAGGTAAACATCTCAACGAGGCGATGCGTCGCAACGTGACGTACGACGACAAGCTGACCCTTGCTGTATTCACGAAGGGCAACGGCGCCCAACACGTCGACAATGTACTGAACGCCGTGGAGTCTGCCACTACTGATGAGGAGATTGTAACTGCTTTGAGGAAGTTCCCTCGAAGCAGTGCGCTGGCCAAGGCGGTCCAAAATGAGGACTTGGCTACCAAATGTAAGGGAATTGAAAtacgctttttttttaaataaagaataatagcCTAAGTTATGGGGATTCAGGAACTGTTGGTAGTGATATTCATCTTGTGTCTTGTTGGGGCAGGCAACGACTTCTACAAGATCCAACTCATCAACTTTTATGACACAGAGTAGAATACTCCTAAATAATAAGGGTTTAGGAACTGTTCATGGCAAAATAATACTTCAAGTGCTAAGCGtagattcaattattattttacccgTTTCCAGGTCACAAAGTTGCAGAATTGGCAGCGTCAAAAGGTCACGTTCTACCCGCCAACTTACTATGGATGGAATATCTATTAGCAGACAAAGACAGTGAAGCCGATTCTCTATGGAAGAAATGTTTACAAGACGCAAGCGTAGTTGTGTTCAGAAGACTTCTTCAAGAAAGTCACACGAGGCGGGAACCACAGAGAATAGAGAAATTAATTGAACTCCtgaaaactaataaacaaaTTTCCCCAGCATCTGTTGGTAATGCTTACTCGAGATTGATCAACTTCTATTTGGTCGATAACAAAATCGACGAGGCAAAAGAAGTATTGGATCGCGCCTTAAACAGTGGAATCGCGAgcgaaaatctaaataaaactaGCATCAAAAGGTTGAAAGAAGCGTTAGAAGCGAATGGGAAAACGTTCGACTATAATATCATGTAAATTAGTTATATATAAATTTTGGATAAATAATTAGGTTTTTTCAAGATCAAATTGTTAACTGCTTGCAACTAAACCTTAAATTTCATTACTTAAAAGGGTATCCAACTTGCGATATAGTTTGCATCAGGTAAAAAAAACACCTTGAAACTGTACTGTGAGCGATTGAGGCACCACGGTGTCTGTCCTGCCGCACTATTGGTTTGTCAGTAAATATTTCGCTTATATAGCTCTTTTTGACAGCATCTGTAGTCTTAATTATAACATTAAATCTATTTAATTCCAAATAAGTTcggacaaaaataaataatacttaattattcttGTTCCTTAATAATTCTGCACTTAgattagatacataatattttttttttttttactttgttttatataattGTGACAGTATGGAGACTTAAAATCTAGGATACAGAAAAAATGTTTAACAGCCTGTGCAGATGAGGGACTTTTGCCTGCAGAGGACAAAAATGGATTACTACGAACTGCATCGAGTAGCGCACCCGATggactaatataataaataatacggtGAAATACCGTACTGGTACCGTAGAGATGAGGGACTTTGTCCTCCGCTGACAATAATCTCTCGTCTGCGCAGGCCCTAAGGAGacttaaattctttttttaaacatttattgaCCTCGCGTCGTGTTCAATTTTTTGTAAAGCGTGAACTTCTATTTTAATAAAGGTCCCAGTTCCTAAATAAAGGAGTGGATTTGTCCTTGTTAAATAAAacactgaaaaaaaatttaaatgtggcatgattatatttttttcctgtaaatcaacataatattaggtattataaaaaataacagcaacaaaatataattatttgtattgtacttcttGTAACGCCAAGCTCTACAAGAAGTATGCACTTTCATAAATTAGATTAGAGACAAtcatatttcattaattttattgtaagacTAAAGAATTGTGTATCATGACGTATATCTAGATGTGATTGGTTCCATAAGATTCCGTGTGAGTATTTTAGTAActagtctaaaataaattattacaagttatttttttgtgtttttatttagaaaaagtgcTTTGAACTTCTTCCAAATCTCCTCGGCCCTCGCAGTATAAAAACGTTTGattgacatattttttataatatgtatctaataCAAAAAGCATTGCGAGacaatagatagataaatagacaTATTTATCtctctactagctgatacccgcgacttcgttcgcgtggatgtaggttttttaaaattcctgtgggaactctttgattttccgggataaaaagtagcctatgtgctaatccagggtataatctatctccattctaaatttcagcccaatccgtccagtagtttttgcgtgaaggagtaacacacacacacacacaaactttcgcctttataatattagtgtgattgtgttTGACGCGTtttgaaatattgtttaaatatattattgtatagtcaccgtACCTTTAAAGATCATGTTATTTCTATATTGATATTTGgaattattctcatataagtgaactTGTTTTTTGTGAGAAAATAAACTCTTTTAAACCTATATAGAAAGTTAGTCATAACCCCATAATACTCAAGTTAGTCAGTCTTTTACCTTTTCcaggcctatccgtttaacacATTTTGATATTTGCTACAGAGATACTTTCCAGAAAAATTGTTCCCACagtatttttgacgtgacaaagtcttataattcgatagagccggctgcacgcacgaaaaaacatgaatCATGCGgtgttacctcgctctgaggcgttccatgtaaggcttgaagtgcaagcgagagcgcggaacgagcgacaaagaagcacaatcggcctttgttgtcacgttcaactatcgtcagtaaaccgactttacagacaaccaatttttttaagaaaccttTGAATTATGAAGAAAAGAATTGCAAATGAAGTTCCTATCTAGaatcataacaaaaaaattacaatctgtATTTGTCTGTGTATTATTTGCCATTTTTTTATGTcccaaataatttaataattaaatttgtaTCCCTATAACATTGGTCAAAATGGCTAATACAGATCCTATCATCCTAGCTAGcaccttattattattattttatcagctGCAATTGCATTGACATGAAACAAGCCTATAGATAAGCATAATAATGGGCCTAGCTCACAATTCTACTATTACTTGAATTACACAATTTGTCAATTTTACAGGAGAGCTGTTTATATTTAAGTTCATAATTATTTGATGACTAgcacaaaaataataagtagataagtTCAATACAGTTTAGACTTTAGCCTGATCACAACTCTTAACCAAAGTAACTAACAATGGGAATTCAAATGCAGGACtggtaacataataattaattataaactaaCAATTAATAACAGTTGCCTTGgtttaaaaacaacaaaatttaaCTCAAACATAAATCCAAATGATTATTCATATCATCTTGTTCAATCATTTGTAAACAGCACGGACATGGGAACTTTGTACCAGTCTCATTCAATGTCAAAGTTTCATCTaatatgtcatcatcatcatctataaCAATTGTATGGCTCGCACTCGTTGACGCACCCTCTATTGGTGCTTCTGTATTGTCATCAAAAAAGGCTAAACATTCATCTAAATGTTCATTTATTGACTTGCTGACTATAATACTACAACATGGACATTTCTGATCATTTATAGTTATTAAAACACTAGAACTTTTACTGGTACTGGGTTCTGTTTTAATTTTTGGATTATCTGACTTGTCttctatttcattttttatacaaatatttgCATTCCAATCAGCAAGCTGTACTATATCGTTTTCTTTTTTGACATTAACAGATTTCTGTTTATCACTATCTAAGGAATTATCATAattgtttagtttatttgtttctAATGTAACATCTATTACAGccttattatcatcactatcacTAATACTTTTAATTACTTCTTTGTTCAAACATTCATCTAAATGTCTATTTATTTCTtcactactttttttttcattacacACCGGACAATCTACTAAATCAGTGTTAACAGGTACAACTGATAATCTTTTATTACTGTTAGTTTCCTTAATTTCGAAATCTTTgccatacaaatctttgagtaaTGATGTAGcagtacttttaaaataatcatcGATTTTCGTTATTTTACTTGGTGGGGATAGAATATGTAAACTATCCCCTTTATGTTTACTGGGTTTGGCTGTGATTGTACCGACACTGTTTCTTCTTGGTACTTGGGTTttagtattatttttactaGGCAAAGTAGGTGATAACTGTTTATTAGCCCAAACATTTCTAACAGTTTCAGCAACATCTAATGAGTTTATCCTACTTGTACCGCTAATTGTTTGACCTTTACCACTAAAAACAGGTGGTTTTACAACTTGAGgattataaataacattatttctCTTAGTAACAACAATTGTACTACCACTGTTTTTTGTTATGAAATTCGATTTAACAGGTATAACATTAGAGTCTTTTAGGATTGGTTTTGTTActgtatcattattattagtgaTATTGATAAATTTAGTGATATCACCACAAGGTTTAGGAGTGACAACATTCTTTTTATTCTTGCCGTAATTTTCGGGTTCACTGATCTTTACAAAAGTACCTCCACATATTCTCTGATGCTTAGTCCACCAGCTATCTGAGGGCCCAGGAGCTCTGTTGTACGAGCGACGCACAATCCCAAAATACGGTTTCACAGTGTGACATGGCCCATTGCATCTCCACCAATGTGTTTTGTATAGTTCAACCTAAaatgattttcattttttatagaTTATTTTGGTCATATAGTATTCTGCATGGGGAAAACTTAAACTAAAGAAGATAAAAAGCGGTTTTAGGTGATCATCTAGGCTGGAGGCCTACTGCTGTAGTTTGACATCAACAGCTCATTGCATTGGTCAATCAACTCTGATTGGCTAACGCTTAAGATGAAAGGTATAGCTGTTTGACCAAACACCCTTTCCCAAAACTGACCAATTTAAGCCGGATAACGAGATTGATAGAAAACAACTTGTTGTAACTTTGTATTAAAAAACTTTGATAACTTTTACCATTGATCTCCTGACCTCTTTTATACCTATTCAGAATTatgtttcatcatcatgatcatcattgtGAACTGATAGacattcactgctggacataggtgtcttgCAGGAACTTCCACTACCATACTTGTGCCGCCTGAATGCCAGCAGCTCCCTGCAACtggtttgatgttgtctgtccacctagtgggggtcttcTAATGCTGCACTTTCCAGTGcaaggttgccattctagcaccttgggatcccaacaCCTATAGGATTTTCAAACTATGTACTCtacccattaccacttcagcttcacaatcCACTGACCTAtattggttactctggttttcctaCAGATCTTGTCATACCTAATTTGAATTAAAAGTGTACaacctatttataaaaaaaatcacctcATCATGAAAGTCATGGTAAATACTGATATTGAGACCTGCAGCCTTGTTAATCCTGTGCATGTGCTCTTTGAAATTTGGCCCATGCCCGTCCCTATCTTGGTCACGGCAAGTCACAAACAGATACGCATGGATCATCTCATGAAGGAGGGTTTCCACCAGGTCTTTGCGAGGGCGTAGCTTGAGTAATGGCTCACTGAGGGCTATGTCGCAGAGTCCTCCTCTGTCATATCTGAAATTCAAAGTATAAAAAGATATATATTATTGTTAGTGAGAACATCAATGACagctaaaattaataatacccTTTTCGTtaataggttttctttatattGAAGATCCCCAACTTAACTAAGTATGCTCAGAAATCTGCGAGTGAAACCTGAGTGATTCAGCTAGTCTAAATTAGCTAAGTAGTTGATTTGTATCAAAACCTGACCCTTACATCTTGATCGGTCATTGTGATGTCTAGAACCCTGAATCTTACTTGTTGGAGATCACTTATGCTCACTGTATCAACCATTGTACTGTTACTGAATCAACAAACTCTTTGCGATGGATAAGTATGCACTAAATTGGCCATTCCAATTTTGAACAAAGCTTTCTTGATGTGAGTTCTAGCCTAACCTGAAGCTGGCGCCAGATGCTTGTGGCAAACCACAAGCATGTAGATGGGTGTTTAGTGTTTACATATGCTTGTCAATGCTTTGAAGCATTCCATTTGGCAGGCAAGCCATGTGGTGTTTGCTGTTTGTTATTCccccttcacagtatcaatattgAGCTACGTGGATGTTGGCCCACGCATTGCCGCacaagtaaaatattctttctacttgACAAAATGTCAGTTTGGTTTTGACAGCCAGCTccagctgaatttgtaaaaaatgcGAGAGcttatttaccccgtattttattttcgcaattactAATTTCTGTACTATCATACCCTGAAATATAGGGtgacccgtaaaatacggggcatctggcagTCCTaattgaaccgatttggctgaaatttggaattgagatagCTTCTACTCTGACCGaacacataggatactttttattccgaaaaaaaaacccgtggaatttttaaaaacatattcacgcggacgaagtagtgGACATTCGGCGCAAATAAAAGTTTGGCA
Encoded here:
- the LOC123869691 gene encoding DNA-dependent metalloprotease dvc-1, yielding MTLKMNLSDPELELVDPTPNVHSLFLHFDQVFFWTKLASRAVVRWSKRMYSCAGICSYDRGGLCDIALSEPLLKLRPRKDLVETLLHEMIHAYLFVTCRDQDRDGHGPNFKEHMHRINKAAGLNISIYHDFHDEVELYKTHWWRCNGPCHTVKPYFGIVRRSYNRAPGPSDSWWTKHQRICGGTFVKISEPENYGKNKKNVVTPKPCGDITKFINITNNNDTVTKPILKDSNVIPVKSNFITKNSGSTIVVTKRNNVIYNPQVVKPPVFSGKGQTISGTSRINSLDVAETVRNVWANKQLSPTLPSKNNTKTQVPRRNSVGTITAKPSKHKGDSLHILSPPSKITKIDDYFKSTATSLLKDLYGKDFEIKETNSNKRLSVVPVNTDLVDCPVCNEKKSSEEINRHLDECLNKEVIKSISDSDDNKAVIDVTLETNKLNNYDNSLDSDKQKSVNVKKENDIVQLADWNANICIKNEIEDKSDNPKIKTEPSTSKSSSVLITINDQKCPCCSIIVSKSINEHLDECLAFFDDNTEAPIEGASTSASHTIVIDDDDDILDETLTLNETGTKFPCPCCLQMIEQDDMNNHLDLCLS